The Candidatus Dadabacteria bacterium sequence CATCGGAGCACTAAGCAGGCCTACAAACTCGGAGATAAGCTCCTGCCTTGACGGAAGCTTTGCTATCTGCTCTATTCTGGATACATCTACTACTTCTCCTTCGAATATACCGCCCTTTATCTTGATTTCCGGGAAATCTTCGCCGTAATCAACAAAAACCTTCGCTGCCGCGGAAGACTCTCCGTCACAGATAGCAATCGCTGTGGGACCCGAAAAAAGATCTTTCATTTTTTCTATGTCCGTTCCTAGTGAAGCTTTCTCCAGAAGGGTGTTCTTTACAACCCTGAACTCCGTATTGGTCTGCCTGAGTTTTTTCCTCAGGACATCCATCTCCTTCACCTTAAGTCCTTGGTATTCAACAACAAACACCGAGGAAACGGAATGGAATCTGGATGCCAAGTCGTCAATTACTTTCTGCTTTTCGGCTTTACTGAGCATAGTCTCTCTCTTCTCGTATCTAGTTTCGCGTTACGCTTACGCCGCAATTCCCATACTTTTAAGTTCGTTCCTAATATCCGGCACACTAACTCCGATACCGGGACCCATGGTCGCCGACACCGAAACTCTCTTCAGAAAAATACCCTTAGAAGCAACAGGTTTCTCTTTGATCAGAAAACCCATAAAGGCGAGGAAGTTTTCTTTCAGGTTCTCTTTTCCGAAAGAGACTTTTCCAACAGGAGCGTGTATAACCCCGCTTTTGTCATTTCTGATTTCAACACGACCGGCCTTTGATTCCTTGACCATGTTAGCGACATCCGAAGTTACAGTACCTACCTTAGGACTCGGCATCAGTCCTCTTGGCCCCAGCACTTTTCCCAGTCTTCCAACCTTTGACATCACGTCAGGAGTGGCTATAGCCACGTCAAAATCAAGCCAGTTCTCCTTAGAAATTTTTTCCACGATATCGTCAAGACCCACATAATCGGCCCCGGCATCTTTTGCCTCGACTGCCTTATCATCCGTTGCAAACACGAGGACCGTCATTTTT is a genomic window containing:
- the rplJ gene encoding 50S ribosomal protein L10; translated protein: MLSKAEKQKVIDDLASRFHSVSSVFVVEYQGLKVKEMDVLRKKLRQTNTEFRVVKNTLLEKASLGTDIEKMKDLFSGPTAIAICDGESSAAAKVFVDYGEDFPEIKIKGGIFEGEVVDVSRIEQIAKLPSRQELISEFVGLLSAPMGNLVGVLEQARSNIVNVLEGLKEKKTK
- the rplA gene encoding 50S ribosomal protein L1 — protein: MTTRGKKYIDVSTKVDSRKEYTVDEAMELVAQAHYAKFDETVDIAVNLGIDPRHANQQIRSALVLPHGLGKKMTVLVFATDDKAVEAKDAGADYVGLDDIVEKISKENWLDFDVAIATPDVMSKVGRLGKVLGPRGLMPSPKVGTVTSDVANMVKESKAGRVEIRNDKSGVIHAPVGKVSFGKENLKENFLAFMGFLIKEKPVASKGIFLKRVSVSATMGPGIGVSVPDIRNELKSMGIAA